CAACTACATGATCCAGACCCTGCGCGAGGAGTAAGTCGATGCGTCTCAAAGCGGTTCTCTTCGACATGGACGGCACGCTGCTCGACACCGCGCCGGATTTCATCGCCATCTGCCAGGCCATGCGCGCCGACCGTGGCTTGCCACCGATGAACACGCAGCACATTCGCGACGAGATTTCCGGCGGTGCCCGGGCGATGGTCGCGGTGACCTTTTCCATGGACCCGGAATCGCCGGGGTTCGAGGAGCTGCGCCAGGAATTCCTCGACCGCTACCTCAAGGGTTGCGCGGTCCACAGCCGCTTGTTCGAAGGCATGGCCGAGGTGCTGGCCGATATCGAAGCGGCCAACCTGATCTGGGGCGTGGTCACCAACAAACCGGTGCGCTTCGCCGAACCGATCATGCAGCAACTGGGCCTGGCCGAACGCTCGAAAGTGCTGATCTGCCCTGACCACGTGAAAAACAGCAAGCCAGACCCGGAACCGCTGACCCTGGCGTGCAAGCTGCTCGACCTGGACCCGGCCAGCGTGCTGTTCGTGGGTGATGACCTGCGGGACATCGAGTCCGGTCGCAGCGCCGGCACCAAGACCTGCGCGGTGACCTATGGCTACATCCACCCGGACGACAACCCCGGCACTGGGGCGCGGATGTGGTGATCGATCATCCATCAGCGCTGCGAGCAGTGCTGGATAACGCGTTGTGCAGTTGCTGATTCGACTGTTCTTGTTGTGAAGGGATTTATGTGGGAGCAAGGCTTACCCGCGATGAAGGCAATGCGGTCTTTCAGAATCAAGGTGCCTGTTCGCGAGCAAGCTTTGCTCCCACAGCCGGCTCTGACATAGCAGGGATCAGTTCCCTCGCCACAACCGCTTCTGCCAACAAATTGATTTGTTGAGGTTTTTTATGTTTGATTATTCCGCCCGCCCCGACCTGCTCAATGGCCGGGTGATTCTGGTCACTGGCGCCGGCCGCGGTATCGGTGCCGCTGCGGCGAAAGCCTACGCCGCCCATGGCGCCACCGTGCTGCTGCTGGGCAAGACCGAAGCCAACCTGACCCAGGTCTACGATGAAATCGAAGCGGCCGGTCATCCGCAGCCTGCGGTGATCCCGTTCAACCTCGAAACCGCGCTGCCTCATCAGTACGATGAACTGGCAGCCATGATCGAAACCGAGTTCGGTCATCTGGACGGTCTGCTGCACAACGCCTCGATCATCGGCCCGCGTACCCCCCTGGAACAATTGTCCGGTGAGAACTTCATGCGGGTGATGCACGTCAACGTCAACGCGATGTTCATGCTCACCAGCACCTTGCTGCCGCTGCTCAAGCTGTCCAAGGATGCGTCCGTGGTGTTCACCTCCAGCAGCGTCGGGCGCAAGGGCCGGGCGTACTGGGGCGCCTATGGCGTGTCCAAGTTCGCCACCGAGGGGCTGATGCAGACCTTGGCCGACGAAGTCGACACCGTCGCCGCCGTACGCGCCAACAGCATCAACCCCGGCGCCACCCGCACCAGCATGCGCGCCCAGGCCTATCCGGGGGAAAACCCGCTCAACAATCCGACGCCCGAGGAGATCATGCCGGTCTACCTGTACCTCATGGGCCCGGACAGCACCGGCGTCAACGGCCAGGCGCTCAACGCGCAATAGTGAACCCAGCCCCTGTCGCGACGTTTTACCGTCACGACAGGGGCCTTGGCTCGATGCCCAGCAAGGCGAACCGCCAACTCCACGTCGCCAGGACTGCCGCATCTTTCTGGCAATCCATTGATTTTCAATCGATTTTTATTGAAGTGAACCGAATGGCACGACTTTCGCTCTAAATATCCTCAAACATGCCATGTTCGGCAAGTAATGGACGTTGAGACGAGACTTATGCCTGCCAGGGAAAGCAGACTAAACTCAAATCAGTGTCCTACGGGACTGAAGGACCAGTACGACGTGCAGCCCAAAGCCGCCACACCCAACCTGCCAGGACAGATTTAGCTTAGGTGCTAACGCCATATGAAAACGCCCACCCAGATCAACGCGATTGACTTCGACAGCGCCAAATTGCAGCGTCTGGGCCTTGGCCAGCCATCGCCGCTCGCGGCACGCTCCGTCAGTCTTTCGCAATTGCGCCAGCAACTGAACCAGCAGCTGCAGACCAGCCTGGAGCCACAGCGAATCCTCGGCTTGTTTTTCCGGGAAATCCAGCGGCTGGTGCCCATGGATGCGCTGGCCTACCAGCACAAAGCCAGTGATCTGCGCCTGGAGTTCGGGCAACGCGGACATCACACCCTCAGCTATAACCTCAGCCATGAAGGCGAACACCTGGGTGAACTGATATTCCGTCGTAACCAGCGCTTCACTGAAGCGGAACAGAGCGACCTTGAATCCATCATGTCGACGCTGCTGTATCCACTGCGCAACGCCCTGCTCTATCGCGCCGCCACCCAGAGCGCCCTGCGCGATCCGCTGACCGGTACTGGCAACCGCATTGCCATGGACCAGACGCTGATGCGTGAAATCGACATGGCCAAGCGTCATTCGCAACCCTTATCGGTGCTGATGCTCGACATCGACCATTTCAAGCGCATCAACGATAGCCATGGTCACGGCGTTGGCGATGAAGTGCTCAAGGCCGTGGCTGAGTCGATCAAGAGCCAACTGCGCAACGTGGACATGGTGTTCAGGTTCGGTGGTGAAGAGTTTCTGATCCTGCTGGCCAATACCAGCCGGGATGCTGCGGCCATGGTCGGAGAACGACTGCGTTACGCCGCCCAGGCCCAGGATTACTTCGCCGCAGGCACACGGATCGAGCTGACGGTCAGCCTGGGCTGCGCCACCCTGCTGCCGGGGGAATCCTCGGAAAGCCTGCTGCGCAGGGCCGACAGCGCGCTGTACGTGGCCAAGCGCGAAGGCCGCAATCGCCTGGCGATGGCAGGTTGAAATAATTCCGGGAGCGAACTTGCTCTCGATGACGGCGGCACAGCCGACATCTGCCCAAGCCGGCCCACTGCTATCGCGAGCAGGCTCGCTCCCACATGGGATTGGCGGCGGACCTGGATTTGGCAGTCACCCAAAACAACTGTGGGGAGCTTGCTCGCGATAGCGGTCTGGCAGTCAACCTCCCCGTCGACTATCAGACCTCTTCGCGAGCAAGCTCGCTCCCACATGGGATTGGCGGCGGACCTGGATTTGGCAGTCACCCAAAACAACTGTGGGAGCGAGCTTGCTCGCGATAGCGGTCTGGCAGTCAACCTCCCCGTCGACTATCAGACCTCTTCGCGAGCAGGCTCGCTCCCACATGGGATTGGCGCCGGACCTGGATTGGGCAATCACCCAAAACAACTGTGGGAGCGAGCTTGCTCGCGATAGCGGTCTGGCAGTCAACCTCCCCGTCGACTATCAGACCTCTTCGCGAGCAAGCTCGCTCCCACATGGGGTTGGCGGCGGACCTGGATTTGGCAGTCACCCAAAACAACTGTGGGAGCGAGCTTGCTCGCGATAGCGGTCTGGCAGTCAACCTCCCCGTCGACTATCAGACCTCCTCGCGAGCAGGCTCGCTCCCACAGGGGGGTGTGGCTATCTGTAGCGGTAGAAATCAGCTCCCGGCCAGCGCCAGGCGCTCACGGGTGGAAGAAGATTTGCCCACGGACTCCGACTGTTCCAGCTGCATGCAACGCTCCAGGAACAGGTACATGTAGTCATAGCTCTTGCACACAGCCTGGCGCAGCTCCGTTTGCAGGGCTTTGCTTGGGTTCATCCCCGCCAGCGTACAGATGATTTCCAGGGCTTCCCAAGGATGGGCATCGTCGTACTGGGCATGCATCTTCAGCCATTTCATCGCCCGCTTGCGGTCTTCCTCGGCGAAAGCGGCCGCGTAGACACCGCTGGAACACACCAGCGCCGACCACTCCCCCGTAGCCCCCTCAATGGCATAGTTGGTCGCGGCAATGGCCACGATCAGCGAATCCGAGGAACTGGTGTGCCAGCACCAGTGGCTCAAGGCATGCAGCTCAGGTGGCACCTGCTGGGCTTGCAGGTCTTCCAGGGTCACGCCATGGGCGGCGCTCCAGTTGACCCAGTAGTCGGCATGGTTGAGTTCGACACGAATGTTACGCATCAGCCAGCGACGCGCCATGTCCTCGCCGGGGTGGCGGGCAAAGCGGGTCTTGGTGAGGTTCTGTGCCATGTATAAAGCGAACTGTTCGACGACCGGCCAACCACCAATGAGGTAGTGGCGCATGGTCCTGGCGCTGAGCTTGTTGTCGCGCATGCGCTGATACAGTTCGTGTTCGACAACCCGGCGCTTGCTCTCGCTGCAATCGGTAATGAGCTGCTGTGCCCATTTCGGATAGCTCGTGGCGTCCATGAGCGGGCCTGTTCGGTTGAATGTGTCGATCACTGTCGGGCTCCTTTTGATTGTGATTTTCTTCGATCAACAAGAGGTTCAGCGGAACGTGCCGGGGGCCTTGAATAACAACGGCTGGGGCCGGGCCGGCCGACATTGCAACGTGTCGCAGGTAAACAATTGCGGGCGTTCGATCACATACCCCTGAGCGTAATCCACTCCTATTTCCAGCAATGCCTGCTCGATCTGGGCGGTTTCAACAAACTCGGCAATCGTGCGCTTACCCATGACGTGGCCGATGTGATTGATCACTTCGACCATTGCACGGTTAATCGGGTCGTCCAGCATATCCTTTACGAAACTCCCGTCGATCTTCAGGAAGTCTACAGGTAAATGTTTCAGGTAAGCGAATGAAGACATTCCGGCGCAAAAGTCATCCAGCGAGAAGTAGCATCCCAAACTCTTGAGTTCATTGATAAAGCGGATCGCACTGCCCAAATTCGAAATAGCGCTGGTTTCTGTAATTTCAAAACAAATCATTTCTGGCGGAATCGAGTAGGCCGCAAACTGTTTACGCAGGAAATCGAGGAACGCCTGATCTCCTATAGTGGTGCCTGACAGATTGATCGCACACATCGCCATGGGCCCCTGTCGCGAATCGTTCAGGCACTGGCGGATGATCTTGAAGACATTCTCCACCACCCAACGGTCCAGGGACGTCATCAGGCCATAGCGTTCCGCTGCGGGAATGAAGCTGTCCGGCAGGATCATCCGACCGGCTTCATCATGCAGGCGCAGCAGGATTTCAATGTGCCCGCCACCGTGATCGCCCGGCCCCAGTGCAGCGATTTCCTGGGCATAGAGGCAGAAGCGATTTTCCTCCAGGGCCATGTGCAAGCGCTGGACCCAGGCCATTTCGCCAAAGCGCAGGGACAGCTCCGAGTCGTCGGCATGATAGACCTGGACCCGGTTGCGGCCCTTTTCCTTGGCCATGTAGCAGGCCATGTCGGCAGCCCGCAGGGACGCCTCCAGGGTGGTCGGCGTCTGGGCGATATGCACCAGGCCGATGCTCACGGTAGTCACGAACGGCCGGCCCTTCCAGACAAAGTGCAGGTTCTGCACGGTCTGGCGCAGCACTTCGGCAATCTTTTCCGCCGCTTCCGGCGAACAGTTCTCCAGCAAGATCCCGAACTCATCCCCGCCCAGCCGGGCCAAGGTGTCGTTTTCCCGCAGCCCGGATTGCAGCAAAGCGCAGATATGACGCAACAATTCGTCACCCGCTGCATGACCGCAGGTGTCGTTGACCAGCTTGAACTGATCCAGATCGAGAAACATCAAGGCATGGCGCCCGATCTGGCGAGTGAGGTTGTACAAGGCCTGTTCGAGGCGATACTCGAATTCCCGGCGGTTCGCCAGGCCAGTCAGGGCGTCATGGGTGGCCTGCCACGACAGGTTGGCGATGTATTGGCGTTCCTGGGTCATGTCATGCAACACCAGAACGGCGCCGCTGACCTTGCCCGCATGACGGATTGGCGCGCCCACCAGGGTGACCGACACGGTGCTGCCATCCAGCCGCTGGATCAGTTTGGAATGTTCGCTGGCACCGCTGAGCCGGCCGCTGAGGATGTGCTCGATCAGGGTCAGCCCCTCGGTCTGGGCATTGTCATCGAGCAAATTGAACAACGCGGCCAAGGGCAAGCCCGTGGCGTGTTCGGCTTTCCAATGGGTCATCGCTTCGGCAGCGGGGTTCATGTAGGCGATGGCCCCCTCGACGTCGGTGGTGATGACTCCGTCGCCAATCGATTGCAGGGTGATCTGCGCCCGCTCTTTCTCCATCTGCAGCGCATTGGCGAACACCTGCCGCTGGGCGAGTAGTTTATGGGTCCGCAACAACGCCAGGACGATCAACCCCAGGGCGGTGGCGAAATTGGTCACCAACAAGAGCCGCAGGATGAAACGCGAGCCTTCGCCCAGTGCGTCGCTGAACGCCTTGGCGGCCGGAGTGACGGAATCGTTGATCGCAAAGATCTGGGCCTTCCAGCCGCGGATATCCACCTCCGACGCCTGGCCTGCGGTAATGCTGTTGTGCATCTGCCGGGCGACGTTATCCAGTTCGATCAGGTAGCCGTCGCCCACCGTCCAGAGATCGATGGCTTCTTCCAGGTAACTGAAGTGGCGAAAATTGAGGTACAACCAGATCACGCTGGACACGTCGTCAGGATGGTTGCCACCTTGGAGAATCCCGGACCGTGCGGCTTCGAGATCCGGCGGTTCGCGGTCCAGCGCCACCCGCAGTTCATGGCCGCCCTCGGGTACGGCAATGGCTTGCTGGTATTTGCGGAAAATCGCCTCGTCGCGGCTGTCGGCGTAGAGGTTGAGGTAATAGATGGCGTCTTTCTGACCCTTGGACCAGAGACTCTCCCCCGCCACATAGCCGCGAACGGCGGACAGCACGTAAAGGCTGACGCCGCCAAGCAATGCCTGAAATAGCACGACGGCGATAAAGGGCCAGACGATGCCCAGCAGCCGTGGTGTTCCGAGAGTCTGCTTTCGCTTCATGAGGTCCCTTGCACAGGTATTGCCGGACGAACACCCGCCAGAATTCCGCTCCTGACTCAATAGCCTAGGCTAGTTTTCAACCCTTCGAATGAATGGATGAACAGATCGACAGACTTTGCGTGGAATTCAGAAAAATCAGCGTGTTTGCCTGCTTTTTTCCGATACTAAGCGCAGAAAAGCACTGGAAACTCAAGGCTGCTGAATCTGTTGCAAATGACCATAGAGTCGCGCGTACAGGCCACCTTCGGCAATCAGCTGCAAATGGTCACCGTCTTCGGCGATTTGCCCACCGTCGAACACCAATACTCGATCGGCCTGCTTCACCGCCGAGAGCCGGTGGGCGATGATCAGCGTGGTGCGTGCGCTCAAAAAACGCGCCAATGCCTGGTGAAGGTTGTACTCGGTCGCAGCGTCCAGCGCCGAGGTGGCTTCGTCGAGAATCACCACCCGCGGGTTGGCCAATACCATGCGGGCGATGGCCAGCCGTTGACGCTGGCCGCCCGACAGCCGCACCCCGGAACGCCCTACTACACTCTCCAGACCCTGGGGCAGCGCCCGTACGGTGGCATCGAGCTGGGCGATTTCCAGTGCCCGCCAGCAGTCGTCGTCACTGCACTCACGGCCCATGGCGAGGTTGGCCCGCACCGTGTCGTTGAACAGCGCCGGATGTTGCAACACCACTGCAACATTCTCCCGGATGGTCTCCAGGCCGATCTCCTGTTGCGTGGCGCCACCGAAACGAATGCTGCCCGATTGTGGCGTGTACAGCCCCAGTAATAACTGCACCAGGGTGCTCTTGCCGCCGCCGCTGGCCCCGACGATAGCGACTTTCTCCCCCGGCGAGATGGACAGGTTCAACTGGTTGAGCACCAGTTCTTCACCGTAACCGAAACTCAACCCCTGAATCTCGATGCCCACCGTGTCACGGCCCTTGAATGGATCGACGGTGCCGGTGTACTGGGGCTCGTCGGCCCGGGCCAGCAGTTCATTGATCCGGTTCAAGGCACCGCCGGCGGCGTAATAGGCGTACTGCAAGTTCAACAGTTGCTCGACCGGACCGATCATGAACCAGAGGTAGCTGAACACCGCCAACATCTGGCCGATGGACAGGTCGGAAAACACCACGGTGAGCATGGCCGCTGCGCGAAAAATATCGATGCCGAACTGGAACAGCAAACCACTGGCGCGGTTCGAGGCATCGGTTTTCCACTGCGAACTCACGGCGTAATCGCGGACCTCCTTGGCGCGCATCCCCAAGCGACCGAGGAAATAGCCCTGGCGGTTACCGGCGCGCACTTCCTGGATGGCGTCCAGGGTTTCGGTCAAGGCCTGGGTGAAGCGCGAGGTGCTGTCATTCTCCAGCTTCTTGAGGTGCTTGACCCGCTTGCCCAGCTGCACCGTGGCGTAGATCACCAGCGGATTGAACAGCAGGATCAGCAGCGCCAGCTCCCAGTGCATCCACACCAGGATCCCGGCAGTGCCCACCAGGGTCAGCATCGCCACCAGGAAACGACTGAGGGTCTCGCCGATGAACTTGTCCAGGGTGTCCAGGTCGGTGACCAGATGGGCCGCCACGGTGCCGCTACCCAGGCTTTCGTATTCGCCCAGGGAAATTCGCTTGAGACGCTCGATCAAGCGGATGCGAATGCGATAGACGATGTCTTTGGCCAAGCGGGCGAACAAGCGGGCCTGCACCACGTTGAACAGCAATGCGCCACAGCGCAGGGTCAGGGTCACCAGCAACATCAGCCCGATGTAGCCGGCCGCGCGCTGCCAGCCCATGGGCAACGCCTGGTTCATGACTTTCAGAGCCGCATCGCCATGCCCCAGCAGAACTTCATCCACCAGCAACGGCAATAGCAACGGGATCGGTACGCTGCACAGCGTCGCCAGCACGGCCACGCCGTTGGCGATCCACAGGGCTTTTTTGTGCTTGAGGGCCAGGCGACGGATTTCCGCCCAACTCAACCGGTCGATGCGCCTTGAGGCCGACGCGTCTTGCGGCCGGTCAGACACAGGCCGCGCGCTCCAGCCAGCGGCCAAGCAAAGGCGACAGCTGGTTCAGGGGCTGGTAACCGTTGGTCAGCAAGGCCAACTGGCCATCACGCTCGGCCAACAGTGTGGGGAACCCGGCAATACCCAAGTCCTGTACCCAGGTGAAATCCGCAGCGGTGGCCGCATGTTGGTCGGCGCGGTCGAAGGCCGCGGCGAATTCGATGCGTGGCAGCCCGGCCTGTTCGGCCAGCTCCACCAGCACGCTGGCGTGGGTCACGTCGCGACCTTGCACATAAAAAGCCTGCTGGATCAGCTTCACCAACTTCCAGGCCAGGTCCGGGGCCAGGCTGCGGGCCGTCACCAGTGCCCGGCAGGCAGGCTCGGTGTCGTAGACGAAACCGTCCGGCAACGCGCCTTCAAGCTTGAAGGGCTGGCCGGTGGCCTGGGTGACCGCCTGCCAGTGTTCAAGGATGTAGCGCCGGGTGGTCGGCTCCAGCGCCGAACCACTGCCGGTACGCAAGCCGCCCACCACCAGGTGCAGCTCCACCCCCGCGGCATGCGCCTGCTCTACCAACGCCTCGGCCACCGGGGCAAAGCCCCAGCACCAGGAGCACATCGGGTCCATCACATAGAGCAGGCGTGACGCCATGGTTCAGGCCTCGGAAGGTGTCTGCTTATAGTTGTAGCCGATCGGATGCGGCATGTTGCGAGCCTTGGCCAACTCGATCTGCTTCTGCCGGTCAATGGCGCTGCGACGGGTCTTCTCGCTCAGTTTATCCCAGCAGTGCGGGCAACTGATGCCAGGCACATAGTGCTCCGAGGCGCGGTCTTCTACGCTTACCGGAGTACGACAAGCGTGGCATTGATCGTAGTCGCCTTCGCTGAGGTCGTGGCGAACGGTGACGCGGTTGTCGAACACGAAGCAGTCGCCGCGCCACTTGGTTTCTTCCTGGGGGACCTCTTCGAGGTACTTCAGGATGCCGCCCTTGAGGTGATAGACCTCGTCGAAGCCCTGGCCGAGCATGTAGCTGGAGGCTTTTTCACAACGAATGCCGCCAGTGCAGAACATCGCGACTTTCTTGTGCCTGGCCGGGTCGAAGTTGGCCTTGATGTACTCGGGGAATTCACGAAAGCTGGTGGTCTTGGGGTCGATGGCGCCTTCGAAGGTGCCGATGGACACTTCGTAATCGTTACGAGTGTCGATCAACAACACTTCTGGATCGCTGATCAGCGCGTTCCAATCCTGCGGTTCGACATAGGTGCCGACCTGCTTGTTAGGATCCACGCCTTCAACGCCCAGGGTGACGATTTCTTTTTTGAGCTTGACCTTGGTGCGGTAGAACGGCTGTTCATCGCAGTACGACTCTTTATGGTCGATGTCGATCATGCGCGGATCGTTCTTGAGCCAGGCCATCAGGCCGTCGATGCCTTCACGAGTGCCGGAGACCGTGCCGTTGATGCCTTCTTCGGCGATCAGCAACGTGCCTTTGATGCCGTTGTCGAGCATGGCCTTGAGCAAGGGCTCACGCAGCTCGACATAATCTTCAAGGGTGACGAACTTATACAGTGCCGCCACGACAATGGGTTGTGTCATGGGTGTTTCTCCAGGTGGCTACCCTCGTAAAGGGTGAACCGGATGCGAAAAAAAAACGCGCCGGGTGAGCGGCGCGTTGCGGATTCTAACAAAAACAAGGGGGTTGCAGACAGCGATTGCTGTAGGCAACAGTGCTGTGAGGGTCACTTGGTCAGGGGCAAAGCCTGAATCTGTGGGAGCAAAGCTTTGCTCCCACAGCACCTTGCTCCCACAGGCTCAAGGTTTTGCCATCCACAGCAGCCCAATCAGTGCTTGCTGCCACCGGCACAGGTCGGCGAAGCCGGGGCCGCGTCGATCTGCGCCCATTCTTCGGGGGTGTAGGTGTGCAGCGCCAACGCATGGAACTCACCCATCAGCTCGCCCAGCGTGCCGTAGACCTTCTGGTGGCGCTTGACGCGATTGAGCCCTTCGAACTGCTGGCTGACCACTATGGCCTTGAAGTGGGTCTGCAGGCCACGGCTGTGCATGTGGCTTTCATCCAGCACTTGCAAGTGCTCGGGCTGCAAGAGCCCGAGTGTCGATTCGATGCGTTGTTGCATGCTCATTCCGGGCTCCGCTTACGGCTTTTTCTTGGCAGGGGCAGCGGCTTTTGGCTCGAGCTCGGTCGTCATGTCCGCCAGCAGCTTGTTGACCACCGGGACCGCGCTTTCAAGCTTGGCCTGGGTCAGTTGGGCCGATTGCTGGGTCAATTGCGGCATTTTTTCCAGGACTTTCTTGCCCAATGGCGACTGGTAGAACGCGACCAGGTCCTTGAGCTCCGATTCGCTGAAGTTGCTGGTGTAGAGCTTGACCATGTCCGGCTTGAGCTTGTTCCAGCCGATAGCCTGGTCCAGCGCGGCGTTGGCCTTGGCCTGGTAGGTTTCCAGGGTGGCTTTTTTCGACTCAGGGGCCTTGGTCTGCTCAAAGCGCTGGGCAAACATCTGCTGCACTTGCATGTATACCGGAGTGCCCAGTTTGTCAGCGTGCGCCAGGGTCAGGAACGCTTCGGCGCTGGCGTTGTGGCTGGCGGTATCGGCGAAAACAGGGCCGCTGGCACACACCAGAGCAACTGCG
The sequence above is drawn from the Pseudomonas sp. St316 genome and encodes:
- a CDS encoding YciK family oxidoreductase; the encoded protein is MFDYSARPDLLNGRVILVTGAGRGIGAAAAKAYAAHGATVLLLGKTEANLTQVYDEIEAAGHPQPAVIPFNLETALPHQYDELAAMIETEFGHLDGLLHNASIIGPRTPLEQLSGENFMRVMHVNVNAMFMLTSTLLPLLKLSKDASVVFTSSSVGRKGRAYWGAYGVSKFATEGLMQTLADEVDTVAAVRANSINPGATRTSMRAQAYPGENPLNNPTPEEIMPVYLYLMGPDSTGVNGQALNAQ
- a CDS encoding GGDEF domain-containing protein, with translation MKTPTQINAIDFDSAKLQRLGLGQPSPLAARSVSLSQLRQQLNQQLQTSLEPQRILGLFFREIQRLVPMDALAYQHKASDLRLEFGQRGHHTLSYNLSHEGEHLGELIFRRNQRFTEAEQSDLESIMSTLLYPLRNALLYRAATQSALRDPLTGTGNRIAMDQTLMREIDMAKRHSQPLSVLMLDIDHFKRINDSHGHGVGDEVLKAVAESIKSQLRNVDMVFRFGGEEFLILLANTSRDAAAMVGERLRYAAQAQDYFAAGTRIELTVSLGCATLLPGESSESLLRRADSALYVAKREGRNRLAMAG
- a CDS encoding iron-containing redox enzyme family protein — encoded protein: MIDTFNRTGPLMDATSYPKWAQQLITDCSESKRRVVEHELYQRMRDNKLSARTMRHYLIGGWPVVEQFALYMAQNLTKTRFARHPGEDMARRWLMRNIRVELNHADYWVNWSAAHGVTLEDLQAQQVPPELHALSHWCWHTSSSDSLIVAIAATNYAIEGATGEWSALVCSSGVYAAAFAEEDRKRAMKWLKMHAQYDDAHPWEALEIICTLAGMNPSKALQTELRQAVCKSYDYMYLFLERCMQLEQSESVGKSSSTRERLALAGS
- a CDS encoding EAL domain-containing protein, translating into MKRKQTLGTPRLLGIVWPFIAVVLFQALLGGVSLYVLSAVRGYVAGESLWSKGQKDAIYYLNLYADSRDEAIFRKYQQAIAVPEGGHELRVALDREPPDLEAARSGILQGGNHPDDVSSVIWLYLNFRHFSYLEEAIDLWTVGDGYLIELDNVARQMHNSITAGQASEVDIRGWKAQIFAINDSVTPAAKAFSDALGEGSRFILRLLLVTNFATALGLIVLALLRTHKLLAQRQVFANALQMEKERAQITLQSIGDGVITTDVEGAIAYMNPAAEAMTHWKAEHATGLPLAALFNLLDDNAQTEGLTLIEHILSGRLSGASEHSKLIQRLDGSTVSVTLVGAPIRHAGKVSGAVLVLHDMTQERQYIANLSWQATHDALTGLANRREFEYRLEQALYNLTRQIGRHALMFLDLDQFKLVNDTCGHAAGDELLRHICALLQSGLRENDTLARLGGDEFGILLENCSPEAAEKIAEVLRQTVQNLHFVWKGRPFVTTVSIGLVHIAQTPTTLEASLRAADMACYMAKEKGRNRVQVYHADDSELSLRFGEMAWVQRLHMALEENRFCLYAQEIAALGPGDHGGGHIEILLRLHDEAGRMILPDSFIPAAERYGLMTSLDRWVVENVFKIIRQCLNDSRQGPMAMCAINLSGTTIGDQAFLDFLRKQFAAYSIPPEMICFEITETSAISNLGSAIRFINELKSLGCYFSLDDFCAGMSSFAYLKHLPVDFLKIDGSFVKDMLDDPINRAMVEVINHIGHVMGKRTIAEFVETAQIEQALLEIGVDYAQGYVIERPQLFTCDTLQCRPARPQPLLFKAPGTFR
- a CDS encoding ABC transporter ATP-binding protein, whose protein sequence is MSDRPQDASASRRIDRLSWAEIRRLALKHKKALWIANGVAVLATLCSVPIPLLLPLLVDEVLLGHGDAALKVMNQALPMGWQRAAGYIGLMLLVTLTLRCGALLFNVVQARLFARLAKDIVYRIRIRLIERLKRISLGEYESLGSGTVAAHLVTDLDTLDKFIGETLSRFLVAMLTLVGTAGILVWMHWELALLILLFNPLVIYATVQLGKRVKHLKKLENDSTSRFTQALTETLDAIQEVRAGNRQGYFLGRLGMRAKEVRDYAVSSQWKTDASNRASGLLFQFGIDIFRAAAMLTVVFSDLSIGQMLAVFSYLWFMIGPVEQLLNLQYAYYAAGGALNRINELLARADEPQYTGTVDPFKGRDTVGIEIQGLSFGYGEELVLNQLNLSISPGEKVAIVGASGGGKSTLVQLLLGLYTPQSGSIRFGGATQQEIGLETIRENVAVVLQHPALFNDTVRANLAMGRECSDDDCWRALEIAQLDATVRALPQGLESVVGRSGVRLSGGQRQRLAIARMVLANPRVVILDEATSALDAATEYNLHQALARFLSARTTLIIAHRLSAVKQADRVLVFDGGQIAEDGDHLQLIAEGGLYARLYGHLQQIQQP
- a CDS encoding DsbA family protein, with product MCSWCWGFAPVAEALVEQAHAAGVELHLVVGGLRTGSGSALEPTTRRYILEHWQAVTQATGQPFKLEGALPDGFVYDTEPACRALVTARSLAPDLAWKLVKLIQQAFYVQGRDVTHASVLVELAEQAGLPRIEFAAAFDRADQHAATAADFTWVQDLGIAGFPTLLAERDGQLALLTNGYQPLNQLSPLLGRWLERAACV
- a CDS encoding rhodanese-related sulfurtransferase, encoding MTQPIVVAALYKFVTLEDYVELREPLLKAMLDNGIKGTLLIAEEGINGTVSGTREGIDGLMAWLKNDPRMIDIDHKESYCDEQPFYRTKVKLKKEIVTLGVEGVDPNKQVGTYVEPQDWNALISDPEVLLIDTRNDYEVSIGTFEGAIDPKTTSFREFPEYIKANFDPARHKKVAMFCTGGIRCEKASSYMLGQGFDEVYHLKGGILKYLEEVPQEETKWRGDCFVFDNRVTVRHDLSEGDYDQCHACRTPVSVEDRASEHYVPGISCPHCWDKLSEKTRRSAIDRQKQIELAKARNMPHPIGYNYKQTPSEA
- a CDS encoding BolA family protein → MSMQQRIESTLGLLQPEHLQVLDESHMHSRGLQTHFKAIVVSQQFEGLNRVKRHQKVYGTLGELMGEFHALALHTYTPEEWAQIDAAPASPTCAGGSKH
- a CDS encoding DUF2059 domain-containing protein, with protein sequence MTRLRAICTAVALVCASGPVFADTASHNASAEAFLTLAHADKLGTPVYMQVQQMFAQRFEQTKAPESKKATLETYQAKANAALDQAIGWNKLKPDMVKLYTSNFSESELKDLVAFYQSPLGKKVLEKMPQLTQQSAQLTQAKLESAVPVVNKLLADMTTELEPKAAAPAKKKP